From Venturia canescens isolate UGA chromosome 3, ASM1945775v1, whole genome shotgun sequence:
GAGAGTtacgtggtagaaaaatctaaaaaaatgtatgtcgTCTTGTATACTTttgaagaatacatttaccaaattttatgaaattcttataattttgcaattcttaagagcatggatcagtcgattaacctcacttgaaattttcgaaatcgaaattctttgacacagtttgaccaattaaaaaaaggctctgtcagcctacgcaggacgatggcaaaaatcggaCTAtcggagcctttttttaatcggtcaaactgtgtcaaagaatttcgatttcgaaatttgcagctatctctctcgcactcacagttgcgatataccgatcacacctcgaatttttgaaattgaagctctttgacatcgttcgtccgattaaaataataaaaatgtcatcgtacgcagcacgatcgcaaaaatccgatgacatttttatttcttcgatcagacgaacgatgcggacaaatttccttttcaaaatttgcagctatctctctcccactcacggttgtgattaccgactgatccatcatatcttaaggtaagagtcgcgcgactctatgGCCAAATGACTGtttattaatcgtcgaaataaaatagtctataagaaaggttttctgtattgaataaatcttagggcaatttaaactgtattcgtataaatttatacaagatcatatttaataatttatgattagaaatatcttatgattgcttatttgactcggtttttcaatatatacatgAATATACCGGCTTTCACGaaaagtatacatatatgtatacattcttaacgttaccaagtatatcgagccacttcatggcagtcgatctcctgccattttctgagttttcatcgagattattttaaaaattatcttCGAATGAGTCGATGGCCCcatatttttatggtcacattGGAATCTTTATAAATATAATTCATGAGGAGCAATAATTTTAACATAAACTATATctaatcgataaggaaatgaaATGTGCAATCACAGTGTTGGCGGGATGGGTTTCTCATAAGATGCCgtgttatatttatatttttgatcgtaaatttcttgatGTAATCTTCGGTGACCTATTAAATCCTTTAGCCACATGAAAGTTTATCACGTAAAAatgatataatttaaaaatcacgagttcgtctaatatcgattgtcgcgcgactcctaccttaatatttttaagatggtttagcatggcaacatcgcatcgtcgcgatccaccctcctcaaCTAGCAGTGGCACATagcaaaatttcaagcaatcgcTTCGTTCGTGAGCGGACTTTGTCAAGTAAATGGtcgtcgaaaagaaaatttacttcCTTTGCGACtcaacaataaaaacattttcgacatttcaccaattcaccaattttaaacattccaCCAAACGACACGAGTTCAATTCAGATATCGATACATCGCTCGATGTAAGAATCTCACAGACccaaattttgcctgtcgtacatagtaaaatttgagagaactgctttcggcataAAAAGTCAGCAACCGAGCGTCGCTGATGGAGCAGCGTCCGGTGAACGCCGCTCGTCGGAGGAAACTTtgtaaaacgaagaaaaacgaagTCGAGTTTCCTACCTGGCGGTGGAAGCGCCGAGTTCCTCGTGCCCGCTTCTCCATTCTCATTTTGCGATCGCCCCTTTTCCCTTCTTCGATTCGCAACGTTCCCTGACCTTGTCGCAGACACGGAGGCTCGGGGTGTTCGGCGATACGAGTCTGTTAAAATCGTCCCGGGAGTTTCCAATTTCCGTTTTCACACGTGTGCGGACGCAGCTCCGGAGAAATTGATCCTTGACAACGATAGCACGCGGGGGGATGCGTTATTTTGGAACTGGGTCGCGAAGGCGAGACTCGGGTCagggaatttcgattttttcctcaagTTCGAGCAGGCCGCggttatagaaaaaataaggaGGGAAGTGCGACAGAGTCGAAACGGTCGACGCGGCTTTGCTGGTCAACTGGACGTAATTTTCTTCCCATTTTCAGGTTACTTCCCTCCCCGACGTCATTCGGGCCTCTCCGAAGCGAGCCTTCGTAAAAGCATCCGGACGATCTTTGGGCTCGAACTTTCTCAGCTACGCTCTTCTCCGCGTCGCCCCCTCGCAGGCCTTTCTATCGCGATGCCTCGCGATAAGGATTTATCAGATAAGGGCCGCGTGGAGTCACCGAGTACACTCGGGCTCCGGAGCGTCCGTGAGATTCAGTCGAGTTTCAAGACTTCGGGAACCCCGGACGTGCCTCCGAAATAAGGGAAcgctcaatttttaatttgccgAAAATTCGAACGGGCCCTCCGAAGCGATGTTACGAAAAGTTCTGCTCCTCTCCCTCGCTTGCGTCGGGACGGTGCTAAGCACGACGGAATCCCAGCAAAGTGAGTCCCGAAGCGTATTTAAGAAAGGAAACGAAAAAGTCCAATTCTGCGAGGATAAATCGTTCGGTGTTTTGACTCTTCTGATTTACTGATTCCAGTCAAATGGCCGGGGACGAGGAGGGTCGAGGAGCCCTGCGCGAGAGACCGCGAGTGCGTCGGACACGCGTTTTGCAAGAATCAGAAGTTCTGTCTGTGCGAAACTTACTACGCGCCGAGCCTCGATAAGTCGACGTGCCACGTGAGTGAGTACACATTTGCGAGCGGTCGTCGAAACGTTGGAGAAATTCGTTCTTGTGTCGCCGTTCGCCGCGAGCACGTTCCAGCGACGATCGTTGACAAAAAGCCATTGATCGACCCGTTCGACTCGATTGTCAAGGAATTTTAGATGAATTTCATTGATTCGTTCGCCAGACGTTTCGCGTCGTGATTCAGCGGCGCGTCACCACCGGCTCGGTGACTCACTGCGCGCGGCAGCTTCTGAAAAGAAACACAAGCACGGATTCCTCGCAGAGTCTCTCGCAAATCTGACCTTTTTGACTTTACAAACTCTCGCGTTTTCAGCCCTGGGCGCCCCTTGCAACACGGACTGGAATCAAGCTTGTGAGACAATGACGAATGCCGAATGTCGCCAGAACGTTTGCGCGTGCAAGGACAACTTCATGATCGACATACACAACTCCTCCAACTGCATTATCAGTAAGTACAACTTCGAAGGAGGTTCATCGAGCTCTCCTTGTCGTCGCATGTCctaaaaatattccagaacaattttctccatttttcttcccctcGGCTCGACCAGCCTCGACTCGAGCAGTGctcttccaattttttcatattttcattcagCAACGCCTTAAATACGTCGAGCAGTGCATAAACGGGGCTAAAAAAAGAGCTATTTTTAGAAGGGACAGCAAtagaaatcgataaaaatcatttttacacGTTGTTTTGGTATTTAAACTTTGTGAAGATAtttacttcattttttctccaatattAGAGCATTAAAAATCACGTTTCCCGaagcacttgaaaaaaaagttgctccACGGTCTGCATCATTGATCCTCGAAATTTCGGTAGATCTGCAAAACGTATAAAAAGGTTTATGTAAAATAAAGTTGTAGTTATATAAAGTTACAGTCTGTGTCTAgctggattttttaaattcgacgAATTTAGCAATTTACGGCAGTTTCAAAAAAGTCTGCATTTCGTCTCATAAATGTCACACttggattttttataaaatctttTAATCGCAGTATCAAAAATCCGACTCGACAGACTGCGGAGAAAACAATttggaatattgaaaaaaaaagggtcAAACAATGTTAAAAAGTGAATGAGTCATCGTGCAGATCGTGCCAGAAAAAgtagttttgagaaaaacgcgtttaaagttTCAAGTCACGTAAATTTCGATCTATAGGGAATTTTTATAACATCGACTTTCACAGAAACACGCTTAAAACTATAGAGAATGGTAatctgtgaagaaaaaaatgaattttttgaaaattctggacGTGTGTAATACCTTAATGAGCACAGAACCGAAGAACCGATTCGAGGATCATTTCAtcgaagcaaaaaaatttgacgaagACGATAAATAAAGTGGAaagagtgaaaa
This genomic window contains:
- the LOC122408380 gene encoding uncharacterized protein, which translates into the protein MLRKVLLLSLACVGTVLSTTESQQIKWPGTRRVEEPCARDRECVGHAFCKNQKFCLCETYYAPSLDKSTCHVTLGAPCNTDWNQACETMTNAECRQNVCACKDNFMIDIHNSSNCIIRPRAPGDTCHRTDDCKETMQMAYCIDNVCRCYTDHHFVNETGTCLKRRGIYEPCKSDYECYESDKRPNQLECRNGECACRIGEPDCNKGSALHQPIFLVIATITVRSIHRNLL